One segment of Theobroma cacao cultivar B97-61/B2 chromosome 9, Criollo_cocoa_genome_V2, whole genome shotgun sequence DNA contains the following:
- the LOC18588438 gene encoding 1-aminocyclopropane-1-carboxylate synthase 7 — protein sequence MAIENEQPAVGLSKVAVSETHGEDSPYFAGWKAYDENPYDESSNQSGVIQMGLAENQVSFDLLEKYLEEHSEASSWGIGAPGFRENALFQDYHGLKSFRQAMANFMEQIRGGRAKFDPDRIVLTAGATAANELLTFILADPGDALLVPTPYYPGLDRDLRWRTGVKIVPIHCDSSNNFQVTPEALEAAYECAESMNLKVRGVLITNPSNPLGATIQRSVLEEILEFVTRKNIHLVSDEIYSGSTFSSSEFISIAEILEAHDYKNSERVHIVYSLSKDLGLPGFRVGTIYSYNDKVVTTARRMSSFTLISSQTQHLLACMLSNKEFTENYIKTNRESLRKRYEMIIKGLKNAGIECLKGNAGLFCWMNLSPLLEESTREGELALWKVILNEVRLNISPGSSCHCSEPGWFRVCFANMSEQTLEVALERIHKLMEQRKSKET from the exons ATGGCTATAGAGAATGAGCAACCTGCTGTTGGACTATCAAAGGTTGCAGTTTCTGAAACTCATGGAGAAGACTCTCCATACTTTGCAGGTTGGAAAGCATACGATGAAAACCCTTACGATGAATCAAGCAACCAGTCAGGAGTCATACAGATGGGACTGGCTGAAAATCAA GTTTCATTTGATTTACTGGAGAAGTACTTGGAAGAGCACTCGGAAGCATCTAGCTGGGGGATAGGAGCACCTGGCTTTAGAGAAAATGCTTTGTTCCAAGACTACCATGGACTGAAATCTTTCCGACAG GCTATGGCAAATTTCATGGAGCAAATTAGAGGGGGAAGAGCAAAATTCGACCCTGATAGAATAGTCCTGACTGCAGGCGCAACTGCAGCTAATGAGCTATTAACATTTATTTTGGCAGATCCTGGGGATGCTTTGCTGGTTCCAACTCCATACTATCCAGG ATTAGACAGAGATCTGAGGTGGAGGACCGGTGTAAAAATTGTCCCAATCCATTGCGATAGCTCAAACAACTTCCAAGTTACACCTGAAGCTCTGGAAGCTGCATACGAATGTGCAGAATCCATGAACTTGAAAGTAAGAGGAGTACTGATAACAAACCCCTCCAATCCGTTGGGTGCAACAATCCAAAGATCAGTCCTGGAAGAGATTCTTGAATTCGTCACACGCAAAAACATTCACCTTGTCTCAGATGAAATTTACTCTGGATCAACCTTCTCATCATCCGAATTTATAAGCATTGCAGAAATTCTTGAAGCTCATGACTACAAAAATTCTGAAAGAGTTCACATTGTTTACAGTCTTTCTAAAGATCTTGGCCTTCCAGGTTTTAGAGTCGGAACAATATATTCCTACAATGACAAGGTTGTCACAACTGCCAGGAGGATGTCTAGCTTCACCTTGATTTCTTCTCAAACACAACATCTCTTGGCCTGCATGTTGTCTAACAAGGAATTTACCGAGAACTACATCAAGACGAACAGAGAGAGTCTGAGAAAGAGATATGAAATGATCATCAAAGGGTTGAAAAATGCGGGGATTGAGTGTTTGAAAGGCAATGCTGGTTTATTTTGCTGGATGAATCTAAGTCCATTGTTGGAGGAATCTACAAGAGAGGGCGAATTGGCTCTTTGGAAGGTTATCTTGAACGAAGTGAGGCTAAACATATCACCAGGATCTTCTTGCCATTGCTCTGAACCAGGATGGTTCAGGGTCTGTTTTGCAAACATGAGTGAGCAGACGCTAGAAGTTGCACTGGAAAGAATACATAAACTCATGGAACAAAGAAAGAGCAAAGAAACCTAA
- the LOC18588439 gene encoding uncharacterized protein LOC18588439 yields the protein MASKLQQLQSKACQASKFVSKHGTAYYRQLLEQNKQYIQEPPTVEKCNELSKQLLYTRLASIPGRYESFWKELDYVKNLWKNRQELKVEDAGIAALFGLECFAWYCAGEIVGRGFTFTGYYV from the exons ATGGCGTCAAAGTTGCAGCAGTTGCAATCTAAGGCGTGTCAAGCGTCGAAATTTGTGTCCAAGCACGGAACTGCTTACTACAGGCAGTTGTTGGAGCAGAACAAGCAATACATTCAGGAGCCGCCGACAGTGGAGAAGTGCAATGAGTTGTCTAAGCAGCTCTTGTACACTCGCCTAGCTAG TATCCCTGGCCGTTATGAGTCATTCTGGAAGGAGCTTGATTATGTCAAGAATCTGTGGAAGAACAGGCAAGAACTAAAAGTTGAAGATGCTGGTATTGCTGCTTTGTTTGGGCTGGAGTGCTTTGCATGGTATTGTGCTGGTGAGATAGTGGGAAGGGGTTTTACTTTCACTGGTTACTATGTCTGA
- the LOC18588440 gene encoding probable phospholipase A2 homolog 1, producing the protein MPSGAVIPARTRVVAMFAFVFVFLTGFADSVTNDSKVKCSRTCIAENCNSVGIRYGKYCGVGWSGCPGEKPCDDLDACCKIHDKCVEKKGLINVGCHEKFKSCIKKVQKSGKVGFSRNCPIETAVPTMVQGMDMAILLSRLGGTRLDEL; encoded by the exons ATGCCGTCCGGTGCTGTTATTCCTGCTCGGACACGTGTCGTAGCAATGTTTGCCTTCGTCTTCGTCTTCCTCACAGGCTTCGCTGATTCCGTCACCAATGATTCCAAG GTAAAATGTAGCAGAACCTGCATAGCTGAAAACTGTAATT CGGTTGGAATCCGATACGGGAAGTATTGCGGGGTAGGGTGGTCTGGCTGTCCCGGGGAAAAACCGTGCGACGATCTAGACGCTTGTTGCAAGATCCACGACAAGTGCGTCGAGAAGAAAG GTTTGATTAACGTGGGATGCCATGAGAAGTTTAAGAGCTGCATAAAGAAAGTACAAAAATCCGGTAAGGTTGGATTTTCTCGGAATTGCCCCATTGAAACAGCTGTGCCTACCATGGTGCAGGGTATGGATATGGCCATCTTATTGAGCCGCTTAGGCGGCACCAGGCTTGATGAACTCTGA
- the LOC18588441 gene encoding uncharacterized protein LOC18588441 encodes MIIAQIDITSHFLRPLEKKKKNLLIPSTPLLSIYQTRTKKRKKNMLHRSFKPAKCKIALKLAIPRIKLMKNKREAQVKQLKRELAQLLESGQDQTARIRVEHVVREEKTVAAYNLLEIYCELIVARMPIIEAQKNCPIDLKEAIASVIFASARCEEIPELKDVSKHFTAKYGKEFTSAALELRPNCGVGRMLVEKLSVKAPDGPTKLKILTAIAEEHNIKWDPESFGAKESKPYDDLLNGPNTFTEASKTLADPPNAQASPTLYEQRPPGVQVPYYDKGPPNVQAPQHIEKNDAPESFYEHSSISSSHPKNFHYSNSRADNSMSSGTHPPNSKPDGTKNQGIEFRNSYSGNEHSFSSPRQHWNMEFKDATAAAQAAAESAERASMAARAAAELSSRGNISQQYSTESHMSSAQGMKDGEQKYAGSASQNEHLAGHPVNFSLHGRNSRNYEQTDSNEQHNWVEEAENVYSNIVRSGDKSTQGSFKSTAASFNEKPSVNNRTADAYSQRNSSEGRQMEHFAELSMKRNSGENGMQFVNELHDIKNPQNVDYYEVRVREQSSASSSLFQSNTSTDDHDVVSNLNRQKSENYKGNSGKTGALFVNELHDTKNSENADYHEVRIGKQSSYSSSHSRSSTFTDDDDDVVSNSNRQKSGNNSGDDSFLLNDKGSLQRSTKETKDSYDNASAVFDDYGSDNVGCNFDLEEEHKVHEYSMNFSSPGQRSPTYPFTSINSWSIEQNVESSAKPISQSHIFSEQQSTPVFFESSTSSAVPSHGDDLPVTFDNYSPSSESEEEVDKSNFVRNTDPSIGSHKKIIGSHQAENSIFTPQLAEGMEDTEPSKDSSLEESKELNFGNLTGGLRNKGYRHLLPYSKIQQGNALSPIEAATHPSTRSKQSSPPAAVEASVSSGSYSQEPHSQKREVEVNRKLSTRTSVTYFDSSDDDSEEEQPKQTFSSTQDQYNKIPSFEENKRSSLRVSDPYFGSGNGDFDEDLPKTSLSARSNAGFSRRTKASPSNSRRSSNLKATVSSEPAVVSDYGREKNSSSRSSNADVALPKTQPQKKNSDHWESFQHPRSAAQATSKLVSDAKRSSFDGSLKSSEKEQPSTSVPKIISSGSAKSLKAQTSIGAGPSRENASHVHPKLPDYDILTAHLNSLRQNRQ; translated from the exons ATGATCATCGCTCAAATCGATATCACATCTCACTTTCTGCGGccccttgaaaaaaaaaaaaaaaaccttttaatCCCTTCCACTCCCTTATTATCGATTTATCAGACACgcaccaaaaaaagaaaaaaaaatatgcttCACAGGAGCTTCAAGCCTGCCAAATg CAAGATAGCTTTAAAGCTAGCCATACCGCGAATAAAGCTaatgaagaacaagagagaagcACAGGTTAAGCAGTTAAAGAGGGAATTGGCTCAATTGCTGGAGTCAGGGCAGGATCAGACGGCCAGAATTCGG gttGAGCATGTGGTTAGGGAAGAAAAGACTGTGGCAGCATATAATCTTCTTGAGATATACTGTGAACTTATTGTGGCACGTATGCCCATCATTGAAGCCCAAAA AAACTGTCCCATTGATTTGAAGGAAGCAATTGCAAGTGTCATATTTGCATCTGCAAGGTGTGAAGAGATACCAGAACTCAAGGATGTCTCCAAACATTTTACAGCAAAATATGGAAAAGAATTCACTTCTGCTGCTCTTGAACTGCGTCCTAATTGTGGTGTTGGTCGTATG TTGGTTGAGAAATTATCTGTGAAAGCACCTGATGGTCCAACcaaactaaaaattttgactgcAATTGCTGAGGAGCACAACATCAAGTGGGACCCCGAATCATTTggagcaaaagaatcaaagcCTTATGATGACTTGCTG AATGGACCTAATACTTTTACAGAGGCCTCCAAAACTTTGGCAGATCCTCCTAATGCACAAGCTTCACCCACTCTCTATGAGCAGAGACCTCCAGGTGTTCAAGTTCCTTATTATGATAAGGGACCTCCTAATGTTCAAGCTCCACAAcacattgaaaaaaatgatgcGCCTGAAAGCTTCTATGAGCACAGCTCAATATCATCTTCTCATCCTAAgaattttcattattcaaaTAGTAGAGCCGATAATTCAATGTCCTCTGGAACTCATCCTCCAAATTCAAAACCTGATG GAACTAAAAATCAAGGGATTGAATTTAGGAATTCATATTCTGGGAATGAGCATTCTTTCTCTTCACCAAGGCAGCATTGGAATATGGAATTCAAGGATGCTACTGCTGCTGCCCAGGCAGCTGCAGAATCTGCAGAGCGAGCAAGTATGGCTGCCCGAGCTGCTGCTGAACTTTCAAGCCGCGGAAATATCTCTCAGCAGTATTCAACAGAATCACATATGTCATCTGCTCAGGGTATGAAAGATGGGGAGCAAAAGTATGCTGGCTCAGCATCTCAAAATGAACATCTTGCTGGACATCCAGTTAATTTTTCCCTTCATGGAAGGAATTCTAGGAATTATGAACAAACTGACAGCAATGAACAACATAACTGGGTAGAGGAGGCTGAAAATGTTTATAGTAACATTGTGAGGAGCGGTGATAAATCTACTCAAGGTTCCTTTAAGTCTACTGCAGCTTCCTTCAATGAAAAACCATCGGTGAATAATCGAACTGCAGATGCATATTCTCAAAGAAACTCATCTGAGGGCAGGCAGATGGAGCATTTTGCTGAATTAAGTATGAAGAGAAACTCAGGTGAAAATGGGATGCAATTTGTGAATGAACTGCATGATATTAAGAATCCTCAGAATGTTGATTATTATGAAGTCAGGGTCAGGGAACAATCAAGcgcttcttcttctctttttcaatCAAACACTTCTACTGATGATCATGATGTTGTCTCTAATTTAAATCGGCAGAAGTCAGAAAATTATAAGGGAAACTCAGGCAAAACTGGGGCGCTATTTGTGAATGAACTGCATGATACAAAGAATTCTGAGAATGCTGATTATCATGAAGTAAGGATCGGAAAGCAATCAAGCTATTCTTCATCTCATTCTCGTTCAAGTACTTTtactgatgatgatgatgatgttgtATCAAATTCAAACCGTCAGAAGTCAGGAAATAATTCTGGTGACgattcttttcttctcaatgatAAAGGAAGCCTTCAAAGAAgcacaaaagaaacaaaagattCTTATGACAATGCTTCAGCAGTTTTTGATGATTATGGATCAGATAATGTTGGATGTAATTTTGATTTGGAGGAAGAGCATAAGGTACATGAATACAGTATGAACTTTTCATCTCCAGGTCAAAGATCACCTACTTATCCATTTACAAGTATAAATTCTTGGAGCATTGAGCAGAATGTTGAGTCATCTGCAAAGCCCATTTCACAGTCGCATATTTTTTCGGAGCAGCAGTCTACTCCTGTCTTCTTTGAAAGTTCAACTAGCTCTGCAGTTCCTTCACATGGAGATGACTTGCCCGTGACTTTTGATAATTACAGCCCTAGTTCAGAAAGTGAAGAGGAGGTAGACAAATCTAATTTTGTTAGGAACACTGATCCTAGTATAGGTAGTCATAAAAAGATTATCGGTTCCCACCAAGCTGAAAACAGTATTTTCACTCCCCAGTTAGCTGAAGGCATGGAAGATACTGAACCTTCTAAAGATTCTAGTCTGGAAGAAAGTAAGGAATTGAACTTTGGAAACTTGACAGGTGGGCTTCGAAATAAGGGTTATAGGCATCTACTACCATATTCAAAAATTCAGCAAGGCAATGCTCTATCCCCTATAGAGGCGGCCACTCATCCATCGACCAGAAGTAAGCAATCATCCCCTCCTGCAGCAGTGGAGGCTTCAGTTAGTTCTGGATCTTACAGTCAAGAGCCACACAGTCAGAAACGGGAAGTAGAAGTGAATAGAAAACTCAGCACGAGAACATCAGTTACTTATTTCGATTCTAGTGATGATGACTCTGAGGAGGAACAACCAAAACAAACTTTTAGTAGCACCCAAGACCAATATAACAAAATTCCAAGctttgaagaaaataaaagatctAGCTTAAGGGTCTCTGACCCATATTTTGGTTCAGGAAATGGTGATTTTGATGAGGATCTTCCTAAAACAAGTTTAAGTGCTCGTTCAAATGCTGGTTTTTCTCGAAGGACTAAGGCCTCTCCTTCAAATTCAAGGAGAAGTTCCAATCTTAAAGCTACAGTTTCCTCTGAGCCAGCAGTAGTTTCTGACTATGGTAGGGAGAAGAATTCCTCGTCAAGGAGTTCTAATGCTGATGTAGCTCTGCCAAAGACTCAGCCTCAGAAAAAGAACTCAGATCACTGGGAAAGTTTTCAGCATCCCCGATCGGCAGCACAAGCAACTTCAAAGCTGGTTTCAGATGCCAAAAGGTCTTCATTTGATGGAAGTTTGAAATCATCAGAAAAGGAACAGCCATCCACTTCTGTCCCAAAGATTATATCATCAGGAAGTGCCAAAAGTTTGAAGGCTCAAACTTCAATTGGAGCGGGACCATCTAGGGAGAATGCTAGTCATGTTCACCCAAAGCTTCCTGATTATGATATCTTGACCGCACACTTAAATTCTCTCAGACAGAATCGCCAATGA
- the LOC18588443 gene encoding probable caffeoyl-CoA O-methyltransferase At4g26220: protein MDNEKKESTSFSKGLLQSEELYQYILGTSVYPRESEHLKELRDITATHPRAVMATAPDAGQLIALLLKLINAKRTIEVGVFTGYSLLLTALTIPEDGKIVAIDMNREAYEIGLPIIRRAGVDNKIDFIESEALPVLDQLLEDPGNENGFDFAFIDADKINYWNYHERLMKLVKVGGIVVYDNTLWAGTVALSEQSTPEAMREGRQRTLDVNKLLAADSRVQISLAPLGDGITICRRIL, encoded by the exons ATggataatgaaaagaaagaatcaaCAAGTTTCAGTAAGGGATTACTGCAGAGTGAAGAACTGTATCAG TATATCCTAGGGACTAGTGTGTATCCCCGTGAATCAGAGCACTTGAAAGAGCTAAGGGATATCACTGCTACCCACCCAAG GGCTGTAATGGCTACTGCACCTGATGCAGGGCAGCTAATTGCCTTGCTCTTGAAGCTAATAAATGCAAAAAGGACAATTGAAGTTGGAGTTTTCACTGGATACTCTCTTCTCCTTACTGCTCTTACAATTCCTGAAGATGGCAAG ATTGTAGCCATAGATATGAATCGAGAGGCATATGAGATAGGGTTACCAATTATCAGAAGAGCTGGTGTTGATAACAAAATTGACTTCATAGAGTCTGAAGCTTTACCTGTCCTTGATCAGCTTCTTGAAGAT CCTGGAAATGAAAACGGCTTTGACTTTGCTTTTATTGATGCTGACAAGATCAATTACTGGAACTACCATGAGAGATTGATGAAATTGGTGAAGGTAGGTGGGATTGTTGTATATGATAACACACTGTGGGCAGGAACAGTTGCATTGTCTGAACAGAGCACTCCAGAGGCAATGAGAGAGGGCAGGCAGAGAACACTGGACGTTAACAAATTGCTTGCAGCTGATTCTCGTGTCCAAATTTCACTTGCACCACTAGGTGATGGGATCACAATCTGCAGGCGTATTCTCTGA
- the LOC18588444 gene encoding 40S ribosomal protein S15a-5: protein MGRRILNDALRKIVNAERRGKATVELQPISTVMSSFLKIMKYRGYIKNFEVYDPHRVGRITVELQGRVNDCKALTYRQDIKAKDIEKYTTLKLPTHQWGYVVISTPDGILDHEAAISRNVGGQVLGYFH from the exons ATGGGGAGGAGGATACTGAACGATGCGTTGAGGAAAATTGTGAATGCGGAGAGGAGGGGCAAAGCCACGGTGGAATTGCAACCAATCTCCACCGTCATGTCTTCCTTTCTCAAGATCATGAAATATCGAG gATACATCAAGAATTTTGAGGTTTATGATCCACATAGAGTGGGGAGGATAACAGTTGAACTGCAAGGCAGGGTAAATGATTGCAAGGCACTCACTTACAGGCAGGACATCAAAGCGAAGGATATTGAAAAGTACACAACACTTAAACTTCCAACACATCAG TGGGGTTATGTTGTGATTTCAACTCCAGATGGTATTTTGGATCATGAAGCAGCCATTAGTAGGAATGTAGGTGGGCAGGTTCTTGGTTATTTTCATTAG
- the LOC18588445 gene encoding F-box/LRR-repeat protein At4g29420, protein MEDLPQPLVVEILNRLTDSTDLARCRLASKTLNSLSHEVRSVNLLCNLSRYLKSRSPETEAHVTPFKAIFNNLVRESRCLNSVSIGVDKSLREISYDDVDDESDDLYLSDVGFVKEWLPKICGDLRKLSISDFWIQSCWRKSDVLSLISSCCNNLMELELKNAWLSVDGLNPMTRLTNLTLEFIRLEDEDLSKINDCFPSLRVLNLVGVGGLKDPKIHLLHLKACLWTVSNAPLSLTISAPNLVKLRLKCVKPKSLVLDTPLLSDFHLSVEEVYDFRVKEFCNLENFLLESSSLCSLLGMFTSGKSIKKLTVDSLKWNEALETRKFGLEALFDVFPNVISLNLGPGAWSEAEICFRKGGLKDRNAMKELTEIVAHLVVYDIEVTLSFIYSILDKCTNLSDMALLLHPKEDSRAASSLISRCTTYGPRVRWRWGMWKEGSKDTWVFVGI, encoded by the exons ATGGAGGATCTACCTCAACCTCTTGTCGTGGAAATCCTGAATCGACTCACCGATTCCACCGACCTTGCTCGGTGCCGACTCGCCTCCAAaacactaaactccctctcACACGAGGTCCGTTCTGTTAACCTCCTATGCAATTTGTCTCGCTACCTCAAATCCCGCTCGCCGGAGACCGAGGCCCACGTCACTCCCTTCAAGGCAATCTTCAACAACCTTGTCCGCGAATCTCGATGTCTTAACTCAGTGTCGATCGGAGTTGATAAGTCGCTCAGGGAAATCTCGTACGATGACGTGGATGACGAGTCGGATGATTTGTATTTGTCCGATGTGGGGTTTGTGAAGGAGTGGTTGCCGAAAATTTGCGGGGACCTAAGGAAGTTGTCGATTTCGGATTTTTGGATCCAGTCTTGCTGGAGGAAATCTGAcgttttgagcttgatttcTTCGTGTT GCAATAATCTTATGGAACTAGAGCTGAAGAATGCTTGGCTTTCAGTTGATGGGTTGAATCCGATGACTAGGCTAACAAATTTGACACTTGAATTTATTAGGCTTGAGGATGAGGACCTAAGCAAAATTAATGATTGCTTTCCTTCTCTTCGAGTTCTGAATTTGGTTGGTGTTGGAGGACTTAAAGATCCGAAGATTCATCTCTTGCATCTTAAAGCCTGCTTATGGACAGTCTCAAATGCTCCGCTTTCTTTGACTATCTCTGCTCCCAACCTGGTGAAACTCAGACTGAAATGTGTTAAGCCAAAATCACTTGTGCTTGATACCCCATTGTTGTCTGATTTCCATCTTTCAGTTGAGGAGGTGTATGATTTTAGAGTGAAAGAGTTTTGTAATTTGGAAAACTTTCTGCTTGAATCTTCAAGTCTTTGTAGCCTCCTTGGCATGTTTACGTCTGGTAAATCAATTAAGAAGCTGACAGTGGATTCTCTCAAATGGAATGAAGCTcttgaaacaagaaaatttggCTTGGAAGCATTGTTTGATGTGTTTCCAAATGTAATATCTCTTAATTTAGGCCCTGGGGCTTGGTCAGAAGCAGAGATTTGCTTTCGCAAAGGAGGTTTGAAAGATAGGAATGCAATGAAGGAGTTGACAGAGATTGTGGCACATTTAGTTGTGTACGATATTGAAGTTACCCTGTCATTTATTTACTCTATCTTGGATAAATGCACCAACTTATCAGACATGGCATTACTCCTCCACCCTAAAGAAGATTCTAGAGCTGCTAGTAGCCTCATCTCTAGGTGTACAACTTATGGTCCAAGAGTAAGATGGAGATGGGGAATGTGGAAGGAAGGATCAAAAGATACCTGGGTCTTTGTTGGCATTTAA
- the LOC18588446 gene encoding 60S ribosomal protein L28-2, whose product MATVPGQLIWEIVKKNNCFLVKEFGRGNASVQFSKESNNLCNLNSYKHSGLANKRTVTIQYGGKDQSVLLATSKTKKQNKPASLLHKSVMRKEFPRMAKAVVNQVADNYYRPDLKKAALARLSAVHRSLKVAKSGVKKRNRQAVNIPGRK is encoded by the exons ATGGCGACGGTTCCAGGGCAGTTGATTTGGGAGATCGTGAAGAAGAACAACTGTTTCTTGGTGAAGGAGTTCGGCAGAGGCAACGCCAGCGTCCAGTTCAGTAAGGAGAGCAACAATCTCTGCAATCTCAACTCTTACAAGCACTCTG GTCTAGCAAACAAGAGGACTGTAACTATTCAGTATGGAGGGAAGGATCAGTCGGTGTTGCTTGCCACCTCAAAGACTAAGAAGCAGAACAAACCCGCAAGTTTGCTTCATAAATCTGTTATGAGGAAGGAGTTTCCTAGGATGGCTAAGGCTGTTGTCAACCAG GTTGCAGATAATTACTACCGACCAGATTTGAAGAAGGCAGCCCTTGCAAGACTTAGTGCTGTTCATAGGAGCCTTAAGGTAGCCAAGTCTGGAGTCAAGAAGAGGAACAGGCAGGCTGTCAACATCCCTGGTAGGAAGTGA